A portion of the Ardenticatenales bacterium genome contains these proteins:
- a CDS encoding DUF262 domain-containing protein: protein MSNGEIEFSDGKTERITGQLLNQEWEVQAQHALYHELGTFYNPLQKFPGAYFDANGYILFQTEEEYTHNPALQIGKRVNIPSGIGSIPGYIQASTRIVDDEDTQEAETFESGSIYPYDMPKEVDIREDPHSVFEWLRKLKRELLIIDPEFQRKLVWKPKQKSLFIESVLLNIPLPPLYVNQSVSGQYIIVDGLQRTSTLQEFVNNEFALSELRVLKDLNNCTFNKLNAEYQTKIEDRKLLIYVIKPSVPLQMVYDIFHRINTGGTQLTRQEIRNCFYIGPATRLLKELAEHETFRKAIDNGIASTRMKDREAVLRFLAFRILDYKNDYNNDMDAFLGAAMERMNKMTDGELNHLREEFEEAMSLTYDFFGFKNFRLPTDTTRGRINIAILESVACFFAEKSKSFLQSNKEKIQRNFDALLSNPDYVDAVRISTGDTRRVIRRFNLTQKILGTV, encoded by the coding sequence ATGTCGAATGGTGAAATTGAATTTAGTGATGGCAAGACGGAACGGATTACAGGGCAATTATTAAATCAAGAATGGGAAGTCCAAGCGCAACACGCTCTTTACCATGAACTAGGCACTTTCTATAACCCACTCCAGAAATTCCCAGGAGCATATTTTGATGCTAATGGTTATATTCTATTCCAAACAGAAGAAGAATATACTCATAACCCTGCTCTTCAAATTGGTAAAAGAGTCAATATACCAAGTGGAATAGGCTCTATTCCAGGTTATATTCAAGCCTCAACCCGAATTGTAGATGACGAAGACACACAAGAGGCTGAAACCTTTGAAAGCGGTTCTATTTATCCTTATGACATGCCAAAGGAAGTAGACATACGGGAAGATCCACATTCGGTTTTTGAGTGGTTAAGGAAGTTGAAACGAGAGCTTTTAATTATTGATCCTGAATTTCAACGCAAATTAGTGTGGAAACCAAAGCAGAAGTCGTTGTTTATTGAATCGGTTCTACTAAACATCCCATTGCCTCCTTTATATGTTAATCAATCCGTGAGCGGCCAATATATTATTGTTGATGGCTTGCAACGGACTTCGACACTACAGGAATTCGTGAATAATGAATTTGCTCTAAGTGAACTGCGTGTTCTGAAAGACCTGAATAATTGTACTTTTAACAAACTAAACGCTGAGTATCAAACTAAAATAGAGGACAGAAAACTTCTCATATATGTAATAAAACCATCAGTGCCTTTGCAAATGGTTTATGATATTTTCCATAGAATTAATACTGGTGGTACTCAATTGACTCGCCAGGAAATCAGGAACTGCTTCTATATTGGCCCCGCAACTAGACTTCTCAAGGAACTCGCGGAGCATGAAACGTTCCGAAAAGCTATTGACAATGGTATTGCCTCTACAAGAATGAAAGATCGCGAAGCTGTTTTGCGATTCCTTGCTTTTCGGATTCTTGACTATAAGAACGATTACAACAATGATATGGACGCCTTTTTAGGTGCAGCTATGGAACGAATGAACAAAATGACTGATGGGGAACTAAATCATTTGCGAGAGGAATTTGAAGAGGCCATGTCTCTTACATATGATTTTTTTGGGTTTAAGAACTTCCGTTTACCAACTGATACTACGAGAGGAAGAATAAATATTGCCATTTTGGAATCCGTTGCCTGCTTCTTTGCTGAAAAATCTAAGTCATTCTTACAATCCAATAAAGAGAAGATACAACGAAATTTCGATGCTTTGCTTTCTAATCCTGACTATGTGGATGCCGTTCGAATTTCGACAGGTGATACAAGGCGAGTTATTCGCAGGTTCAATTTGACGCAAAAAATACTGGGGACAGTTTGA
- a CDS encoding DUF3696 domain-containing protein, with protein sequence MLKEISLQNFKCFEKETLIPFSNFNLLTGINGRGKSTSLQALLLMRQSIEHNRAIDRLIFNGSCVDLGNFNDVRNSNISQRNAVEIKFCFDGVQLHYHLYENEADEMSMQIHKVIISEVSDDPRIYIETGLQAGEHVLQPHNNPLLWQDLIPRNIHTGTNSQSTSLTPLDNQINFARIHYVSADRIGPRDFYPKQSFADFPNVGRRGEYAPYLLYQMRDNRVHEDICHDKGATPTLLDQTQAWLSQIFDGARISLIPTEANLVLLTLRADELPTKGYKPANVGFGYSYALPIIVSGLIARPGEMLIVENPEAHLHPFAQSQIIQFLTRLSGTGVQVFVETHSDHILNAVRLSVLDKFLTSQMTNVLFFAGHETPSVTQIPVGNDGSIENWPNDFFDQLDKDFSRLFG encoded by the coding sequence ATGTTAAAGGAAATCAGCTTGCAAAATTTCAAATGTTTCGAAAAGGAAACATTGATTCCGTTTAGCAATTTTAACTTGCTTACAGGTATAAATGGGCGTGGTAAGTCTACTTCATTGCAGGCTTTGCTATTGATGCGCCAATCGATAGAACACAATCGAGCCATTGACAGGTTGATTTTTAATGGTAGTTGCGTGGATCTGGGGAACTTCAACGATGTTCGTAACAGCAATATCTCACAGAGAAATGCTGTAGAAATCAAGTTTTGTTTTGATGGTGTCCAGCTTCACTATCATTTATATGAAAATGAAGCTGATGAAATGAGTATGCAAATACATAAGGTGATAATTTCAGAAGTCTCAGATGATCCCAGAATTTACATTGAAACAGGACTGCAAGCTGGAGAACATGTTCTTCAACCCCACAATAACCCACTCCTGTGGCAAGACCTTATTCCTCGCAATATTCATACAGGAACCAATTCCCAATCAACCTCTTTAACCCCTTTGGATAACCAAATCAATTTTGCCAGGATTCACTATGTTTCTGCTGATCGTATTGGTCCGCGTGATTTCTACCCTAAACAAAGTTTTGCCGATTTCCCAAACGTAGGACGACGGGGAGAATATGCTCCCTACTTACTATACCAAATGAGAGACAATCGAGTACATGAGGATATTTGTCATGATAAAGGTGCAACTCCCACATTACTTGACCAAACCCAGGCTTGGCTAAGTCAAATATTTGATGGAGCCAGGATTAGTCTGATACCAACTGAAGCAAATCTGGTTTTGCTTACATTGCGTGCCGACGAATTACCTACAAAAGGGTACAAACCAGCAAACGTGGGTTTTGGTTATAGCTACGCATTACCTATTATAGTATCAGGTCTAATAGCACGACCTGGAGAAATGCTTATAGTGGAAAACCCAGAGGCACATTTACATCCCTTTGCACAATCGCAGATTATTCAATTTTTGACTCGCTTAAGTGGGACAGGTGTTCAGGTTTTTGTTGAAACGCACAGTGATCATATTTTGAATGCTGTCAGATTATCAGTTTTGGATAAGTTTCTTACATCTCAAATGACGAATGTACTGTTTTTTGCTGGTCATGAAACACCTTCAGTAACACAAATTCCTGTTGGTAATGATGGCAGTATTGAGAATTGGCCAAATGATTTCTTTGATCAATTGGATAAAGATTTTTCTCGTTTGTTCGGATAA
- a CDS encoding DEAD/DEAH box helicase: MCADILEAREVKKRIPRAWPLFFARFGQFTPVQQQAIPPILGGRDALVVAATASGKTEAVIAPLLERYWPRLHEPGLTILYICPTRALVRDLYERLRPALTDAGISLTMKTGDTGPVDAKNAGILLTTPESTDALLTRDPRAFITLQAIVLDEIHLLDNTPRGDHTRCLLPRIERIRAYAQPDAPPLQRIALSATVADPQGIAGRYLQSGVIINVPGGRAIRAEIRPLYGLDELAQALGRRANFKSLLFCNSRDEVEETAAYLRRHLPHHAEVFVHYGNLDAGMRQEVEDRFAAAAVAVCVATSTLELGIDIGSVDDVVLLGAPPDLTSFLQRIGRGGRRAAETQVLCMPRSPGEWARFEALLTLAGGEWRVAGGPWQHFVDDRPPSDVTPYGFRPSVLAQQVFSLLKQSPTGSVRLADVRRIAPKEVSSKAVGEIISQLTWAGYLQTGRMGEWRPGEKLQELIDRHEIYGNIGTDVMPAFAIDAFSGKTIGQTERSYEKGSVLLLGGKAMQVVWNEGRRFGLAPAPAHSQPDDILRFQKSYAAVPFNITQTVAALLGIPRGTLVTLAAAEGTWLFHFWGTVWGMLLADILLQAGLSAEHVNEYALFLRRPLTQLPPWSATAARQAARDVSARLVNHLQLGRFHALLPAQIAQSAITQLLNLERMAEVYAAGVVRTMPAIDEQLTALS; encoded by the coding sequence GTGTGCGCTGATATTTTGGAGGCGCGGGAGGTAAAGAAGCGAATCCCGCGTGCATGGCCGTTGTTTTTTGCCCGCTTTGGGCAGTTTACGCCTGTGCAGCAGCAGGCGATCCCGCCGATTCTGGGGGGGCGGGATGCGTTGGTGGTGGCGGCGACGGCGTCGGGGAAGACGGAGGCGGTGATTGCGCCGCTGTTGGAGCGGTATTGGCCGCGGCTGCACGAGCCTGGCCTGACTATTCTCTACATCTGCCCCACGCGGGCGTTGGTGCGGGATTTGTATGAACGGCTGCGACCGGCGCTGACGGATGCCGGCATTTCCCTCACCATGAAAACGGGAGATACAGGTCCGGTGGATGCCAAAAATGCCGGCATCCTCCTCACCACCCCCGAATCCACCGACGCCCTCCTCACCCGCGACCCACGCGCCTTCATCACCCTGCAAGCCATCGTCCTCGACGAAATTCACCTGCTGGACAACACCCCACGCGGCGACCACACGCGCTGCCTGCTGCCACGCATTGAGCGCATTCGCGCCTACGCCCAACCAGACGCGCCGCCACTACAACGCATCGCCCTTTCCGCCACCGTTGCCGATCCCCAGGGCATCGCCGGCCGTTATTTGCAATCGGGCGTCATCATCAACGTCCCCGGCGGGCGCGCCATCCGGGCGGAAATTCGCCCTTTGTATGGGCTGGACGAACTGGCGCAGGCGTTGGGTCGGCGGGCCAACTTCAAATCCCTGCTATTTTGCAACTCGCGAGACGAGGTGGAGGAGACGGCGGCCTATTTACGCCGGCATTTGCCACACCATGCCGAGGTTTTTGTTCATTATGGCAACCTGGATGCCGGCATGAGGCAGGAAGTCGAAGACCGGTTCGCGGCGGCGGCGGTGGCGGTGTGCGTGGCCACCAGCACGCTGGAGTTGGGGATTGACATTGGCAGCGTAGACGATGTGGTTCTGTTGGGCGCGCCGCCGGATTTGACCTCTTTCTTGCAGCGGATAGGGCGCGGCGGGCGGCGGGCGGCGGAGACGCAAGTGCTGTGTATGCCACGTTCGCCGGGCGAGTGGGCGCGTTTCGAGGCATTATTGACACTGGCGGGCGGCGAATGGCGGGTGGCGGGCGGTCCGTGGCAGCATTTTGTGGATGATCGTCCGCCATCGGATGTGACGCCTTATGGTTTCCGTCCATCGGTGCTGGCACAGCAGGTTTTTAGCCTGCTGAAGCAAAGCCCGACGGGGAGCGTGCGCCTGGCGGATGTGCGCCGCATCGCGCCGAAGGAGGTGAGTAGCAAGGCGGTGGGGGAAATTATCTCGCAGTTGACGTGGGCGGGCTATTTGCAGACGGGGCGCATGGGGGAGTGGCGGCCTGGGGAGAAGTTGCAGGAGTTGATCGACCGACATGAGATTTATGGGAATATTGGGACGGATGTGATGCCGGCATTTGCCATTGACGCCTTCTCCGGGAAAACCATCGGTCAGACGGAACGCAGCTACGAAAAAGGCAGCGTCCTCCTCCTCGGCGGCAAAGCGATGCAGGTCGTCTGGAACGAGGGTCGCCGCTTCGGTCTCGCCCCCGCGCCCGCGCACAGCCAACCGGACGACATCCTGCGCTTCCAAAAATCTTACGCCGCCGTCCCCTTCAACATTACGCAGACGGTCGCCGCGCTGCTGGGCATTCCGCGCGGCACTCTCGTCACGCTGGCGGCGGCGGAAGGGACCTGGCTGTTTCACTTTTGGGGTACGGTGTGGGGGATGCTGCTGGCGGACATCCTGCTGCAGGCGGGCTTGTCGGCGGAACACGTCAATGAGTATGCCTTATTCCTGCGGCGACCGCTGACGCAGCTTCCGCCGTGGTCGGCGACGGCGGCGCGGCAGGCGGCGCGGGACGTGAGCGCGCGCCTGGTGAACCATCTGCAATTGGGGCGTTTTCATGCGCTTTTGCCGGCACAAATCGCCCAATCCGCCATCACGCAACTCCTAAATCTGGAGCGGATGGCGGAGGTTTATGCGGCGGGGGTGGTGCGGACAATGCCGGCAATCGACGAGCAACTCACGGCCCTATCCTGA
- the uvrC gene encoding excinuclease ABC subunit UvrC, whose translation MSFTPSEHIQQILDNLPTVAGVYLHKDRNGKIIYVGKSVNLRQRVRSYFQNSVDNPKTQRLRQEIADIEIITTDSELEALLLEMTLIKKHRPRYNAILKDDKRYPYIKVHWQDPYPKVTVTRRMLRDGARYFGPYTSVWAVQQTLEMLRRIFPYLTCDRAITGQDERACLYFDIKLCGGPCIGAASQAEYRHMIQQLMDFLNGRSDHITKEVERKMTRAAESLDFEKAALYRDQLKAIQQVVAKQKVIAAANTDQDVIAFAREQGDACVQIFFIRHGKLIGREYFLLEGTDDEADGDILHDFLTQFYDEAAHVPKEVLLPNEVDEARIIEQWLRQKRGTKVSIQVPQRGKKRELVQMAAKNAVDTLGTLRQQWAADRSKHVQAISELQEALNLPTPPARIECYDISHTQGRFPVGSMVVFVQGAPRKSDYRRFNVQTVGNDDYGAMKEVLTRRFQRYMDAGTGELHDPAQIGQPRQETAWAILPDLLIVDGGKGQLAMAVEVLQAFGLQDAVPVAGLAKQEEELFLPGQPTGVYLSRRSQALYLVQRVRDEAHRFANEGHRKRRGKAGVASILDSIPGVGPQRRKLLLEQFGSLEDIRQATVEELASVPGVPYAVAEAIKAHLA comes from the coding sequence ATGAGTTTCACGCCCTCGGAACACATCCAACAAATCCTCGACAACCTGCCCACCGTAGCCGGCGTCTACCTGCACAAGGATCGAAACGGCAAGATCATCTACGTGGGCAAATCCGTCAACCTGCGCCAGCGCGTGCGCTCCTACTTCCAAAACAGCGTTGACAACCCCAAGACCCAACGCCTGCGTCAGGAGATAGCGGACATCGAAATCATCACCACGGACAGCGAACTGGAAGCGCTGCTGCTGGAGATGACGCTGATCAAAAAACACCGCCCCCGTTACAACGCCATCCTCAAAGACGACAAGCGGTATCCCTACATCAAAGTCCACTGGCAAGACCCCTACCCCAAAGTGACCGTCACGCGGCGCATGTTGCGCGATGGCGCGCGCTACTTTGGTCCCTACACCTCCGTGTGGGCCGTGCAGCAGACGCTAGAAATGCTGCGCCGCATCTTCCCCTACCTCACCTGCGACCGCGCCATCACCGGCCAGGATGAACGCGCCTGCCTCTATTTCGACATCAAGTTGTGCGGCGGCCCCTGCATTGGCGCGGCCAGCCAGGCGGAATACCGTCACATGATCCAGCAGTTAATGGACTTCCTCAATGGCCGCTCCGACCACATCACCAAGGAAGTGGAACGGAAAATGACGCGCGCCGCCGAATCGCTGGACTTCGAGAAGGCCGCGCTCTATCGGGATCAGCTAAAAGCGATTCAGCAGGTGGTCGCCAAACAAAAAGTCATCGCCGCCGCCAACACGGACCAGGACGTGATCGCCTTTGCCCGCGAACAGGGGGACGCCTGCGTGCAGATATTTTTCATTCGCCACGGCAAGCTCATCGGGCGCGAATACTTCTTGCTCGAAGGCACGGACGACGAAGCGGATGGGGATATCCTGCACGACTTTCTCACGCAATTCTACGATGAGGCGGCGCACGTACCCAAAGAGGTGCTGCTGCCCAACGAAGTGGATGAGGCGCGCATAATTGAGCAGTGGCTGCGCCAGAAGCGGGGCACGAAAGTCTCTATTCAGGTGCCCCAGCGAGGCAAAAAGCGGGAACTGGTGCAAATGGCCGCGAAGAATGCGGTGGATACGTTGGGGACTCTGCGGCAACAGTGGGCGGCGGATCGCTCCAAACATGTGCAGGCTATCAGTGAACTGCAAGAGGCGCTCAATCTGCCCACGCCCCCCGCGCGCATCGAATGTTATGACATCAGCCACACGCAGGGACGGTTTCCCGTTGGCTCCATGGTGGTGTTTGTGCAGGGCGCACCGCGCAAGAGCGACTATCGCCGTTTTAATGTGCAGACGGTGGGCAATGATGATTACGGGGCGATGAAGGAGGTGCTGACGCGCCGCTTTCAACGTTACATGGATGCCGGCACGGGCGAACTACACGACCCCGCCCAAATTGGACAACCGCGCCAGGAAACCGCCTGGGCCATCCTGCCGGATTTGCTGATAGTGGACGGCGGAAAAGGGCAGTTAGCCATGGCCGTAGAAGTCTTGCAAGCGTTTGGGCTGCAAGACGCAGTACCCGTAGCCGGGCTGGCGAAGCAGGAAGAGGAACTTTTCCTGCCCGGCCAGCCTACAGGCGTTTATCTTTCCCGCCGCTCGCAGGCGCTCTACCTGGTGCAGCGAGTGCGAGACGAAGCGCACCGTTTCGCCAACGAGGGGCATCGCAAGCGGCGGGGAAAGGCAGGAGTGGCTTCCATCCTGGACAGCATCCCTGGCGTGGGGCCACAGCGGCGCAAACTGCTGCTAGAGCAGTTTGGCTCGCTGGAGGATATTCGCCAGGCCACCGTGGAAGAACTCGCCTCCGTTCCCGGCGTCCCCTACGCCGTCGCCGAAGCCATCAAAGCCCACCTGGCCTGA
- a CDS encoding tetratricopeptide repeat protein: MNTEELKQLLQQAEQAQSRQAYQEALAGYRRVLAESTTAAEQPTRLRALRQQGLVLHILGRQDAAMSSFQQYYLEAGSSQRAVDALVLIGRQHVQMGQPLKGLAAHNEALQLAEALNDTAGRATALSGIGGAFVVLGRLEEALTNLGRSLALFSQLGDEMEQARVGNQLGITYARLGMLDKAVSAFRRSLALARRTGPRETAIILGNLGQSYQELYDMEQALQCHQEGLALAERAGLRSGIPDLCRNLGVDLMYLGRLPEGLGYLHRALEMSETVGQQDERLQTLYSLALAEQQNGELAQAEARAQQLIGLAETNKMRGYLADGLHALGLCKQARGDTPAAEQLWQRAIFIAHETARRFLLWQLHAAMAEIAGNPDLTRVHYRIAAEVIEQIAYPLEDKELRQTFLNAAPIRAILWAARG, translated from the coding sequence ATGAACACTGAAGAATTAAAACAACTGTTACAGCAAGCCGAGCAGGCGCAGAGCCGGCAGGCGTATCAAGAGGCGCTGGCGGGCTACCGTCGCGTCCTGGCGGAATCAACGACGGCGGCGGAGCAGCCCACGCGCCTGCGGGCGCTGCGGCAGCAGGGTTTGGTGCTGCACATTTTGGGGCGGCAGGACGCGGCCATGTCCAGCTTCCAGCAGTACTATCTGGAGGCAGGTTCCAGCCAACGGGCCGTGGACGCGCTGGTGCTGATTGGGCGGCAGCACGTGCAGATGGGGCAGCCGTTGAAGGGGCTGGCGGCGCACAACGAAGCGCTACAACTGGCGGAGGCGCTAAATGACACCGCCGGGCGGGCGACGGCTTTGAGCGGCATCGGTGGCGCGTTCGTGGTCTTGGGGCGGCTGGAGGAGGCGTTGACGAACCTGGGGCGGTCGTTGGCGCTCTTTTCGCAGTTGGGCGACGAAATGGAGCAGGCGCGGGTGGGGAATCAACTGGGGATCACGTATGCACGATTGGGGATGTTGGATAAGGCGGTATCCGCTTTCCGGCGCAGCCTGGCACTGGCACGCCGGACAGGACCGCGAGAGACGGCCATCATTTTGGGGAATTTGGGCCAGTCTTACCAGGAGTTGTATGACATGGAGCAGGCGCTGCAATGTCACCAGGAGGGGCTGGCGTTGGCGGAGCGGGCGGGGTTGCGCAGCGGCATCCCGGATCTGTGCCGCAATTTGGGGGTGGATTTGATGTACCTGGGGCGGCTGCCGGAGGGGTTGGGGTATCTCCATCGGGCGCTGGAGATGAGTGAGACAGTGGGGCAGCAGGATGAGCGGCTGCAGACGTTGTATTCGCTGGCGCTGGCGGAGCAACAAAACGGGGAACTGGCGCAGGCGGAGGCGCGCGCGCAACAGTTGATTGGGCTGGCGGAGACGAACAAAATGCGTGGCTATCTGGCGGATGGCTTGCACGCGCTGGGGTTGTGCAAACAGGCGCGGGGAGATACGCCGGCGGCGGAGCAGTTGTGGCAGCGGGCTATTTTTATTGCGCACGAGACAGCGCGTCGTTTTCTCTTGTGGCAGTTGCACGCGGCGATGGCGGAGATTGCCGGCAATCCAGACCTGACCCGTGTTCATTATCGCATTGCCGCCGAAGTCATTGAACAAATCGCCTACCCTCTGGAAGACAAGGAACTGCGACAGACCTTCCTCAATGCCGCGCCTATTCGCGCCATTTTGTGGGCTGCTCGTGGTTGA
- a CDS encoding Lrp/AsnC family transcriptional regulator, with translation MAVEMDEIDRALLRDLQADARTSNAELARRLGLSPPGLQKRLRKLEEAGVIQQYATLVNREAVGFDMLCFVQVTLRRHELDATARFKEEVRRMPEVLECHHLTGEYDYLLKVVVRNTAHLEQFLMETLTPVPSMDKIRTSVVLSEIKATTMLPLCAEEREANDD, from the coding sequence ATGGCCGTGGAAATGGATGAGATCGACCGCGCCTTGCTGCGCGATTTGCAGGCGGATGCGCGCACCAGCAATGCGGAGTTGGCGCGCCGCCTGGGGTTGTCGCCGCCGGGACTACAGAAGCGATTGCGCAAGTTGGAAGAGGCGGGCGTGATTCAGCAGTATGCCACGCTGGTGAACCGGGAGGCGGTAGGGTTTGACATGCTCTGCTTTGTGCAGGTGACGCTGCGCCGCCATGAACTGGATGCGACTGCGCGCTTTAAGGAAGAAGTACGGCGGATGCCGGAGGTGTTGGAGTGCCACCATCTGACGGGAGAGTATGATTACTTGCTGAAAGTGGTGGTACGTAATACGGCGCACCTGGAGCAGTTTTTGATGGAGACGCTGACGCCCGTGCCCAGCATGGACAAGATTCGCACCAGCGTGGTGTTGAGCGAGATTAAGGCGACGACGATGCTGCCGCTGTGCGCCGAGGAGCGAGAAGCGAATGATGATTGA
- a CDS encoding PLP-dependent aminotransferase family protein codes for MTRTAAAQTADLPLADWARTMKRSVLRQMIAVVSRPGVLSFAGGLPASDLFPNAEYAQALAHVLTHDPRALQYGPPYPPLKAHIAALMAQRGVACDSEDIFITTGAQQGLNVLAQMLLNRGGQVLLEEIVYTGIQQVVAPMQPHLLTVPTDLRTGMDVDAVAALLARGARPAFIYVIPEAHNPLGVSLSLEKRHQLVDLARRYRVPIVEDDAYGFLIYGQPGGERRVLPPLRALEPDWVFYVGSFSKIMAPALRLGWMVAPPALTPKLTVVKEAGDLETSALTQRAVSRYLDEGWLPAHVAHLRQAYQERRDVMLAALEAYFPGEARWTRPNAGMFIWVEFPRDIDCVRLLDTAVTEEKVAYIPGHAFAAPGIDAGHCLRLSFSNCPPDQIEDGIRRLARILA; via the coding sequence ATGACGAGGACGGCTGCTGCTCAGACGGCGGATTTGCCGCTGGCGGATTGGGCGCGGACGATGAAGCGTTCGGTGCTGCGGCAGATGATTGCGGTGGTGTCTCGGCCGGGTGTGCTTTCGTTTGCGGGGGGATTGCCGGCATCCGACCTTTTCCCCAACGCCGAATATGCCCAGGCCCTCGCCCACGTCCTTACCCACGACCCCCGCGCCCTGCAATACGGCCCTCCCTATCCCCCCCTGAAAGCGCATATTGCCGCCCTTATGGCGCAGCGCGGCGTTGCCTGCGACAGCGAGGATATCTTCATCACCACCGGCGCGCAGCAAGGCCTGAACGTGCTGGCGCAAATGCTGCTCAATCGCGGCGGGCAGGTGTTGCTGGAAGAGATTGTCTACACCGGCATTCAGCAGGTGGTGGCCCCCATGCAGCCACACCTCCTCACCGTGCCCACCGACCTGCGCACGGGCATGGATGTGGACGCCGTGGCCGCGTTGCTGGCGCGAGGCGCGCGCCCTGCGTTTATCTACGTCATCCCGGAGGCGCATAATCCGCTGGGCGTGAGCCTGAGCCTGGAAAAGCGGCATCAACTGGTAGACCTGGCGCGCCGCTACCGGGTTCCCATCGTGGAAGATGATGCCTATGGCTTCCTCATTTACGGCCAGCCGGGGGGCGAACGGCGCGTGCTGCCGCCGCTGCGGGCGCTGGAGCCGGATTGGGTGTTTTATGTCGGTTCGTTTTCCAAGATCATGGCACCGGCGCTGCGGTTGGGGTGGATGGTGGCCCCGCCGGCGTTGACGCCGAAGTTGACGGTGGTAAAGGAGGCGGGCGACCTGGAGACATCGGCGCTGACGCAACGGGCGGTGTCGCGTTATCTGGATGAGGGGTGGTTGCCGGCACATGTGGCCCATTTACGGCAGGCATACCAGGAGCGACGGGATGTGATGCTGGCGGCGCTGGAGGCGTATTTCCCTGGTGAGGCGCGTTGGACCCGGCCCAATGCCGGCATGTTCATCTGGGTAGAATTTCCGCGCGACATCGACTGCGTTCGCCTGTTGGACACCGCCGTCACCGAAGAAAAAGTCGCCTACATCCCCGGCCACGCCTTCGCCGCCCCCGGCATCGATGCCGGCCACTGCCTCCGCCTCAGCTTCTCCAACTGCCCGCCAGACCAGATCGAAGACGGTATCCGCCGCCTGGCCCGAATCCTTGCCTGA
- the hppD gene encoding 4-hydroxyphenylpyruvate dioxygenase: MSEDFLPIKSIDHVELYVGNAKQSAHYYRTGFGFANTAYSGLETGNRDNASYVMEQGKIRLVLTTSFSPDSPIARHCHLHGDGVAVIAIEVPDAASAYRETTKRGATGAIPPTRVEDEHGIFSYAAIRTYGDTLIKFVDRSAYNGPFAPGYVARNGFGNGTTPRQRHKGLGLAVIDHMVGNVELGAMNRWVEFFAMTMGFSQLIHFDDQDISTEYSALMSKVMQDGTGKVKFPINEPAEGKKKSQIQEYLDYYYGPGVQHIACSTGDILATVKQLRDNGVEFLRVPTTYYADLEARVGKIDEPVDELADLGILVDRDEEGYLLQIFSKPVQDRPTLFFEIIERHGSRGFGKGNFKALFESLEREQALRGNL; the protein is encoded by the coding sequence ATGTCCGAAGACTTCCTGCCTATAAAAAGTATCGACCACGTTGAGCTTTACGTCGGCAATGCCAAGCAATCGGCGCATTATTACCGCACCGGCTTTGGTTTCGCCAACACCGCCTATAGCGGCCTGGAAACAGGCAACCGCGACAACGCCTCCTATGTCATGGAGCAGGGCAAAATCCGCCTGGTGCTGACCACCTCATTTAGCCCGGACAGCCCCATTGCTCGCCACTGCCACCTGCATGGGGATGGCGTCGCCGTCATCGCCATAGAGGTTCCCGACGCCGCCAGCGCCTACCGCGAGACCACGAAGCGGGGCGCGACGGGAGCCATTCCCCCTACCCGCGTCGAGGATGAACACGGCATCTTTTCCTACGCCGCCATCCGCACCTATGGCGACACCTTGATCAAGTTCGTGGACCGGTCGGCATACAACGGCCCCTTTGCGCCCGGCTACGTGGCGCGCAACGGTTTCGGCAACGGAACCACGCCACGCCAGCGGCACAAGGGGTTGGGGCTGGCGGTTATTGACCACATGGTGGGCAATGTGGAACTGGGGGCCATGAACCGCTGGGTGGAATTTTTCGCCATGACGATGGGTTTTAGCCAGCTTATCCACTTCGACGACCAGGACATTTCCACGGAATACTCCGCCCTGATGTCCAAAGTGATGCAGGACGGCACGGGTAAGGTAAAGTTTCCCATTAACGAACCGGCGGAAGGAAAAAAGAAATCGCAAATTCAGGAATACCTCGACTACTATTATGGTCCCGGCGTGCAGCATATTGCCTGCTCCACAGGCGACATTTTAGCGACGGTGAAGCAGTTGCGCGACAATGGCGTTGAGTTTTTGCGCGTGCCCACGACGTATTATGCGGACCTGGAAGCGCGTGTTGGCAAAATTGACGAGCCGGTGGATGAGTTGGCGGACCTGGGTATCCTGGTGGATCGGGATGAAGAGGGGTATCTGCTGCAAATCTTCAGCAAGCCGGTGCAGGACCGCCCCACGCTGTTTTTCGAGATTATTGAGCGACATGGTTCGCGGGGCTTTGGCAAGGGCAATTTCAAGGCGCTGTTTGAATCGCTGGAGCGGGAACAGGCGCTGCGGGGCAATCTGTAA